From the Cucumis sativus cultivar 9930 chromosome 5, Cucumber_9930_V3, whole genome shotgun sequence genome, the window TACAAGTTTGCTTTTGTGACTGCATATCGTGCAATTTTTATTAACCACAAAAGTCAAATCCTTGTAACACTCCACTAAAAGAATAGAATCTTCCTAACTTTCTTGGTACTTGTGATTGTGGACATACCTGATTGATCTTGCCTGGTTCATTGAGAAAGTTTTGTCAAACTCATCCTTTGGTGCTTCTGGAAGAGGGCCAGCTGCCTTTCCTTTGGAATTAGAGTAATGCAAGATAGCAACTCCTGTAACTCTTTTCCAAAGTGATTCGTTGACAAACCGAGCACTAGCTACAATGTAATAATCAGTGCTCGCATTCTGATCCATGGTGACCAAAAAAGAATACGACTGTCCTACATGTATGTCTAAGCTAGTATAATTCTGTTGCACTGTATATGACCCCTCTGTTTCAGCTAAAAGAAGATTGTGGTTTTGGATCCTGAAATTCAGACTAGTAGATATTCCAACATTGTGTACACGAATCCGATATGTTTTTCCTGTTCAACAGAAGCAGAAAACCCATCAATCTTTAGACGCCTCCACCACAACAACCAAGGACTTGCTAACAACATTGAGGAGTACGAAAGAAGTCGAAATGCTTTTATCATAACTGTGTGAAGATTTTAGACACATAAAGATTCTTAAATATTGGATAACTAGGCAACCATCTTAGTGCCCAAACGTGAAATCAAGAATATATTGTGTTGCATTGATTCGTACAGTATCCACAGCATccaattcaaaaaaataattatatgccTTCCAACTAGTCTTATACTCCCACAATCAGGTTGGTCAAATGAAGGAGAAGTTAGGAGGAAGGATTGGTTAGCTGACACGCACATAATTGACAATATAACTAGCATTTTTAGAAGTCCAATAATAAGAGATTCAGACTCCCAAGAACATGAGGGTGAGCCTAGTAGAAAGTTAGTAGGCTTGCTTTAGGGAGAAGAGAGTAGAAAGAGAACCAAGAACATGGGTTTAGGGAGAGTTGGCTTATCTACCCCACATTAGTTGGAACGAGAGTTAGTAGTCTTGTGTTCAGAGCCCCTTATTAAATGTGTTCAAAGCCCCTTATTAAATGTGTTCAAAGAGGATTTTCCATAGgagaaaactagaaaaataatgCCATGTTTGAACATTAGAGTGTCCCACTAGGTATGAAAACCCTGCTCTTTGAGTCTGCCAATCGGGTTTATCACCCATGCAGATGGACCCAAACAAAATAGGCTTAGGGATTCTCCTCTCAGGCTAGAACCTAGATGATGCTCATTGCTTAGTAGTAGATTGCGCACTGTCCACAATCAGAAAAGCAATCCAATTGTGCTCAATTATATAATGTTGTAGTTTTAGCAAATACACAAATTAAAGTTGTGACATCAAGCATCTAATACTGAGATAGAATTCCTGAGGCAATTCAAGTGAGAGAATGATATCAGAACACGTTAATGCAATTTTGGTAAAAAGAAAGCACATTTTAAACCAAAGACAGAGTAAGAAGACAATCTTTCTCTTCACCAATTTTGTTGAGGTATTGATGTTACCTGGATGAACTTCAATTGTTTCATGGTCAATACCATCAGGGACTAGCGTGTCATTATATCTGTAGGGGCCTTTGCCATTAATAAGAACACCATGTGGCATTCCAAGATCCTTCCCGTCATCAAGGGATTTTCTCAGAGCCTACATACCAATCCATAAAGTATTAATATCAAGCCAAGAACCATTACATACATTTACAACATTGCAATTAGCTAGACCAGACATTTTGTTCCTTCAGCAAACACTAACCGTGTGATTCCGTGTGTACCAATCGCCCATCAAAATTGTAATGTCTCCATCTGGGGTTGAAAAAGGAATGGGGATTACATCCctattgttaataataatgCCACCAAATCCACCCGACGCTCTCTGGAAATGGAGTGATGGAAAGTAAAAGAAGCTCCCTATCTGATCCTTAACTTGAAACTGGTAAGTCCAGTTCCACTTGGGAGGAATTGGACAATTTGTTCCTGGAACTCCATCTTGCCACGAACTTCGCCGTTGTTGAACTCCAGACCTATTACTCATCAAATCAGTCCTTCCATTCTCACAAATCaacataaattccaaaaaaaaaaaaaattgaattttaaatcaaacaataccAATGCATGAGCATGCTCTCATCCAACTTGTTCCGGACATTGATAACAACATTGTTATTAGTAGTCACATTGACAGTAGGACCAGGAAACTCCCCATTAATAGCAATAACCTGCAGAACCCAAGTCAGAAATCACAACAACTACTTAGATATAGTCTTCCTTCAGCTCCTCTTAGCTCAATTCCAACAATGTACTCTGTTTCTCAAAAACATAGCAACATAACAAGAAGATccagaactaaaaaaaagaaaaacacacaaaCCCATCTAAGCATGCAACTAAAGAGATCCCCCAGAAgtggaaaaaaggaaaaacagaaGAGGAAAACAAGATCCAACAAAACATACCTGTTGAGGGACACCCAGAGGAGAAGCAGTGATGTAGGAGacttcaaaatcaaagaaagCGAACGGATCTGCGGCGGATGAGAAGGTAAGAAACAGGCAAAATGGAAGGAGGAAGAGAGATAAGTAACCAAAAGAAGCCATCATTCTAAAACGAATCTTGTGTGAATGAAGGAAACGCGAATTAAGAGCTGAAAAACTTCACTGGAAAAACCTCTGTTTTACATTATCAGTGGAGAAATGCGttgagaaatggaagaaagtgaagagcgagagagagagagagagagagagagagagagagaagaaagggaTAAAAAACGGCTATATTTCACTGCTTTTGATAATGGAAGGGATGCAGAGTTTTGCAGTGGTGTGTTTGAGCTGGTGGGGCGTAGTGTAATGTAGCTAAGAAGAGGAGTGCGTGAAAGACAGAGCAATTGCGTTGgctattggtttttttttttttttctgactAAGATGGACATGGTTCTGTCGGTTACCGGTCACCCCTTAATTCACGTTCAAGCCAACGGAGAGGATAGAGAAAGAGATAGTAAGAGAGACAAACTCCATTACtctctaattatttttatattttactcttttttatcATCTACGCAACtgtctcttttttattatctaacctacacctttcttttttatttctttaatacaaaatttaattgggttactaacaattttgtaattgtagaagaaaaatggatagagtattttaatttattatgtacgaaaattatgtatttattaagAACCAATCAAGGTATGGGGGATTCATGCAAtacttctttccatttttgttcttattaaCTTTAgatgcttttatttttgtttttttaactttcaaatctCTATTTTGTActctatcattttttaataattattttattgatttggtttggttttgtttttaacaaattcataatcttaaaattatacacaaataacttttattaagGCACCAAAGTGAAAAGAATTGACaatttcattaaagaaaaaagaaaggctAAAATGAGTATAAGTTAGTGTAATTTATGAGTTGATTTAAGGGGAGAGTATGATATTCTTAAACCTGATTGATAAGATTAATTGAGGTAAGGTGTGTAGTGTTATTTTTACAAGAAAAGGTTAGCAGCTCcaaaacataatattgaaTTGTAATTGGTAAActattatataaaatacattaaatgtaaaaaatgaaaaagaatgggGAATGGGGAATGGACATAGAGAGAAGAGTctgatataaataaatacattgaaagggaaagaaaataataaatacaaagaagaagaaaaaggggggAAACGGGAAACGGGAAACGGGAAGAAGggtaatataatataaaatttgggAATTAacgtttttataaaaaatctgTCTGAAAGCGGCACGTGATTGCCAGCCGTTAACCATTTTGACGTCAACAATACTGGGCCCCCACCATAAATGTTTAACCCCTTTGTTTCTGTGGgcccctttctctttcttttttcttttttttcttttggctcATACGTATTAATGaacattaataattaagattaGAGAGTTATTAAtgattaaatttcaaaattttgacacACCCATTCACTTTATTCCCCCTCCTTGTTTgcttaatttaatca encodes:
- the LOC101214991 gene encoding monocopper oxidase-like protein SKU5; amino-acid sequence: MMASFGYLSLFLLPFCLFLTFSSAADPFAFFDFEVSYITASPLGVPQQVIAINGEFPGPTVNVTTNNNVVINVRNKLDESMLMHWSGVQQRRSSWQDGVPGTNCPIPPKWNWTYQFQVKDQIGSFFYFPSLHFQRASGGFGGIIINNRDVIPIPFSTPDGDITILMGDWYTRNHTALRKSLDDGKDLGMPHGVLINGKGPYRYNDTLVPDGIDHETIEVHPGKTYRIRVHNVGISTSLNFRIQNHNLLLAETEGSYTVQQNYTSLDIHVGQSYSFLVTMDQNASTDYYIVASARFVNESLWKRVTGVAILHYSNSKGKAAGPLPEAPKDEFDKTFSMNQARSIRWNVSASGARPNPQGSFRYGSINVTDVYVLKNKPPVSINGKMRTTLSGISFVNPSTPIRLADQFKLKGVYKLDFPTRPLTGPPKAETSVINGTYRGFMEVILQNNDTKMQSYHMNGYAFFVVGMDYGEWSENSRGTYNKWDGIARSTIQVYPGAWTAILVSLDNVGIWNIRTENLDSWYLGQETYVRVVNPEATNKTELPMPDNALFCGQLGKLQKPQDISSATSITGDRLKMLFTLLMIISTVICALQ